A section of the Telopea speciosissima isolate NSW1024214 ecotype Mountain lineage chromosome 3, Tspe_v1, whole genome shotgun sequence genome encodes:
- the LOC122656992 gene encoding acyl carrier protein 1, mitochondrial-like, with amino-acid sequence MALRAAILRHIRVPVQTATLDRLGSQAWNLCNSIRSMSSHGDDHVEGEEVIERVLDVVKCFPMVDPSKVTPDVHFEKDLGLDSLDTIEIVMALEEEFKLEIPDKEADKINSYPLAIEYIANHPMVG; translated from the coding sequence atggctcTGAGAGCTGCGATTCTCCGCCACATTCGAGTCCCAGTTCAAACTGCGACACTAGATCGATTGGGATCTCAGGCATGGAATCTCTGCAACTCCATTCGATCGATGTCATCCCATGGAGATGATCATGTCGAGGGGGAAGAAGTGATCGAGAGAGTTCTCGATGTTGTCAAGTGCTTCCCCATGGTCGATCCTTCTAAGGTTACCCCTGATGTCCATTTCGAGAAAGATCTAGGCTTGGATAGCTTGGATACTATTGAAATTGTAATGGCTTTAGAGGAGGAGTTCAAGCTAGAGATTCCAGATAAGGAGGCTGATAAAATTAATTCCTACCCCCTCGCTATTGAGTATATTGCAAACCATCCAATGGTTGGCTAG
- the LOC122653756 gene encoding F-box/kelch-repeat protein At1g23390-like: MAAKRISLNKEKAEAREGDGGKQQLLKEAPIYGDVLEAILTRLTLLDMVAASRVSMSWRGAVSTSLRISPRVKPWFIAYVLHHRNHSLTSACAFDPASRVWLRIDIRDLHHFTSDFNASASASPALRSSHSQHLLYKFSAGFFSFSFDALHLTWHQAEAPLVWRQDPIVARLGSRVIVAGGTCDFVDDPLAVEMYDTGSRRWEACEPMPILLKDSATSTWLSTAATDDRLYLLEKRSHVICSFDAETKTWGPTFNLILSTNAPVAVFHSIIGFADDRLVLVGLMGEADDLKGLGFWEVDQVTYECRKIGEMPPAMVDRLRNANSRLSTPIASIEGNFIYVYNPSNPEEIFFCELNEGKCQWGHAVNPMANIRSQMHRFVFTCSRVGMGDLQKAMATGNRRLTVAS; encoded by the coding sequence ATGGCTGCAAAGAGAATCTCTCTTAACAAAGAAAAGGCtgaagcaagagaaggagaCGGTGGAAAACAACAGCTACTTAAAGAAGCTCCGATCTATGGAGATGTGTTGGAGGCAATCCTCACCCGCCTCACCCTGCTTGACATGGTCGCGGCGTCTCGTGTCTCCATGTCATGGCGAGGTGCTGTCTCTACCTCCCTCCGGATATCTCCACGTGTCAAGCCCTGGTTCATCGCCTACGTCCTGCACCACCGCAACCATTCTCTCACCTCCGCCTGTGCCTTCGACCCTGCCTCTCGCGTCTGGCTTCGCATCGACATCCGCGACCTCCACCACTTCACCTCCGACTTCAACGCCTCTGCCTCCGCCTCCCCAGCACTCCGATCCTCCCACTCCCAACACCTACTCTACAAGTTTTCCGCcggattcttctccttctccttcgaCGCCCTCCACCTCACTTGGCACCAAGCGGAAGCGCCACTCGTGTGGCGTCAGGACCCCATCGTCGCACGCCTCGGCTCTCGTGTCATCGTTGCCGGTGGCACCTGTGACTTCGTCGACGATCCACTCGCCGTCGAGATGTACGACACCGGATCCCGGAGATGGGAGGCTTGTGAGCCCATGCCGATCCTGCTCAAGGACTCCGCCACCAGCACTTGGCTCTCCACCGCCGCCACAGACGATAGGCTCTACCTGCTGGAGAAGCGTTCCCATGTGATCTGCTCCTTCGATGCGGAGACTAAGACATGGGGACCCACTTTCAATCTGATCTTGAGTACCAACGCACCTGTGGCTGTGTTTCACTCCATCATCGGATTCGCCGATGACCGGTTAGTCCTGGTGGGTCTGATGGGCGAAGCAGATGACTTGAAGGGCCTGGGGTTCTGGGAAGTCGATCAGGTCACTTACGAGTGTAGAAAGATCGGAGAGATGCCACCGGCGATGGTAGACCGTCTCAGGAACGCGAACTCGCGGCTCTCGACCCCAATTGCATCTATTGAGGGTAATTTCATCTACGTCTATAATCCTTCGAACCCGGAAGAGATATTCTTCTGCGAATTAAACGAGGGGAAGTGTCAATGGGGTCACGCTGTGAATCCCATGGCGAACATCCGCAGTCAGATGCACAGATTCGTGTTCACTTGCTCCAGAGTCGGGATGGGTGACCTTCAGAAGGCTATGGCGACTGGGAATCGAAGATTGACGGTGGCATCGTAG